A region from the Cryptosporangium arvum DSM 44712 genome encodes:
- a CDS encoding putative bifunctional diguanylate cyclase/phosphodiesterase, whose protein sequence is MIASGPAMARLASVCYLTGGLVGFLTAWLVPAWSDRTAALIVSTVALLAGVATALFGARLSVRVFYVLVFLTLGLLAVQMSMQRGHAEAVAAALLLPLVSMFVHAFYDNRSCLVVDAAVLVLLVVAGVAWHALPVAIVGTLVCVNAVVAAVTGWLVQTAAEAETDLRTGLPNRRGLNRVLRSALAADPDGGPLTLALLDVGTLGAAADEGALRALAESWRAVAAPPTVLARYGDTSFAVLVRGGAPVVTDLLERLRAVSGGCPAGTAHRERGDDLAALVDRAEGALSEARRAGGAATVHHDDTSGLAATFEAALAAGEFSVAYQPIVAAAGGHVTGAEALVRWSSPACGPVAPDDFIPDAERCGFIRTLDRWVLRTACRTAASWPTGVPSKITVNVSGRELDQPGYYDDVVAALAESGLAAGRLVLEVTESTLDADAAAALDVLRRLRTLGIRIAIDDFGTGYSSLSRLHRLPADVLKIDRSFVAELGAEEQEAPIVAAIIALARTLGLRTVAEGVEDRHQAELLRRFGCDEFQGWLYGRAGEPERIAAALDRGAGYPVLVGDR, encoded by the coding sequence GTGATCGCGTCCGGACCGGCGATGGCCCGGCTGGCCTCGGTCTGTTACCTGACCGGTGGGCTGGTCGGTTTCCTGACCGCGTGGCTCGTCCCGGCCTGGAGCGATCGGACCGCCGCGCTCATCGTCTCGACGGTGGCGCTGCTGGCCGGCGTCGCGACCGCGCTGTTCGGCGCCCGGCTCTCGGTACGCGTGTTCTACGTCCTGGTGTTCCTGACGCTCGGCCTGCTCGCGGTGCAGATGTCGATGCAGCGGGGCCACGCGGAGGCCGTCGCCGCCGCGCTGCTGCTGCCGCTCGTCTCGATGTTCGTGCACGCGTTCTACGACAACCGGTCGTGTCTGGTCGTCGACGCGGCGGTGCTGGTGCTGCTCGTCGTGGCCGGGGTGGCCTGGCACGCGCTGCCGGTGGCGATCGTCGGGACGCTGGTCTGCGTCAACGCGGTCGTCGCCGCGGTCACCGGCTGGCTGGTGCAGACCGCGGCCGAGGCGGAGACCGATCTGCGCACCGGGCTGCCGAACCGGCGCGGGCTCAACCGCGTGCTGCGCTCCGCGCTCGCCGCCGACCCGGACGGCGGTCCGCTGACGCTGGCGCTGCTCGACGTCGGGACGCTGGGCGCCGCGGCCGACGAGGGGGCGTTGCGCGCGCTAGCCGAGTCCTGGCGCGCCGTGGCCGCCCCGCCGACCGTGCTCGCGCGCTACGGCGACACGTCGTTCGCCGTGCTCGTGCGCGGCGGCGCCCCGGTGGTCACCGACCTGCTGGAGCGGCTCCGGGCCGTCTCCGGAGGATGCCCGGCCGGTACCGCCCACCGGGAGCGCGGCGACGATCTCGCCGCGCTCGTGGACCGGGCCGAGGGTGCGCTGTCCGAGGCCCGCCGGGCCGGCGGCGCCGCGACCGTGCACCACGACGACACCTCGGGGCTGGCCGCGACGTTCGAGGCCGCGCTGGCCGCGGGCGAGTTCAGCGTGGCCTACCAGCCGATCGTCGCCGCGGCCGGCGGTCACGTCACCGGCGCGGAGGCGCTCGTCCGCTGGTCGTCCCCGGCGTGCGGCCCGGTGGCCCCGGACGACTTCATCCCCGACGCCGAGCGCTGCGGGTTCATCCGGACGCTCGATCGCTGGGTGCTGCGCACGGCCTGCCGCACGGCCGCGTCCTGGCCGACCGGCGTGCCGTCGAAGATCACCGTGAACGTGTCGGGCCGGGAACTCGACCAGCCCGGCTACTACGACGACGTCGTCGCGGCGCTGGCCGAGTCCGGGCTGGCCGCCGGGCGCCTGGTCCTGGAGGTCACCGAGAGCACGCTGGACGCCGACGCGGCGGCCGCCCTCGACGTCCTGCGCCGGTTGCGCACCCTCGGGATCCGGATCGCGATCGACGACTTCGGCACCGGCTACTCGTCGCTCAGCCGCCTGCATCGCCTGCCCGCCGACGTCCTCAAGATCGACCGGTCGTTCGTGGCCGAGCTCGGCGCCGAGGAGCAGGAGGCCCCGATCGTCGCCGCGATCATCGCGCTGGCGCGGACGTTGGGTCTGCGGACGGTGGCCGAGGGCGTCGAGGACCGGCACCAGGCGGAGCTGCTGCGCCGCTTCGGCTGCGACGAGTTCCAGGGCTGGCTCTACGGGCGCGCCGGTGAGCCGGAGCGGATCGCGGCCGCGCTGGACCGCGGCGCCGGGTACCCGGTCCTGGTCGGTGACCGGTGA
- a CDS encoding SRPBCC family protein: MTRIETTRRIAAPADRIFALISDPHGHVAIDGSGMLLAAPDARPIGAVGDTFVMNMDREPLGDLPMGKYTVKNTVVRFTPGVEVAWQPGAVDRSPIGHTYGYRLAALDGGATEVTSYCDWSGAHPKLLAALTWPIVPLSALEKSLENLRRLAEDRSGA; encoded by the coding sequence ATGACTCGTATCGAGACCACGCGCCGGATCGCCGCCCCGGCGGATCGGATCTTCGCGTTGATCAGCGACCCGCACGGACACGTGGCCATCGACGGCTCCGGGATGCTGCTGGCCGCGCCGGACGCGCGGCCGATCGGCGCGGTCGGCGACACGTTCGTCATGAACATGGACCGCGAGCCGCTCGGCGACCTCCCGATGGGGAAGTACACGGTGAAGAACACCGTCGTCCGGTTCACGCCCGGCGTCGAGGTGGCCTGGCAGCCCGGCGCGGTCGACCGGTCGCCGATCGGGCACACCTACGGCTACCGGCTCGCCGCTCTGGACGGCGGCGCGACCGAGGTGACGTCGTACTGCGACTGGAGCGGAGCCCACCCCAAGCTGCTGGCCGCGCTGACCTGGCCGATCGTTCCGCTCAGCGCGCTGGAGAAGTCGCTGGAGAACCTGCGCAGGCTCGCCGAGGACCGGTCAGGCGCGTAG
- a CDS encoding DUF6596 domain-containing protein: MTDLRGTLDAAWRRESAKIIATLTRMVGDVGLAEELAQDALVAALEQWGAAGPPENPGAWLTTVAKRRAVDHLRRAQRAERASGDAAREDAAREPGRPDDVLRLVFLTCHPALPTEARAALTLRLVCGLSAAEIARAFLTDEPATARRLAAAKRTLAERRVPFELPANPRERLADVLGVVYLVFNEGYSATSGDDLIRPGLCLEALRLGRLLAGLAPGEPEVHGLVALMELQQSRSAARTGPDGEPVPLHEQNRGRWDPLLIRRGFTAMLRARELGGPPGPYVLQAAIAVCHAQAPSADETDWDRIASLYDALAGVLPTPIVRLNRAVAVGRARGPAAGLAAVEPLLAEPLLKDYHLLPAVRADLLEQLGRPAEAGAEFGRAAALTRNAAEAAFLRRRAAAVAAPPAGGLGAAADRFLARGSLTAATRRSYRQTLHRLRLALGDHFPVDALRADTVAPVFALAWSTAAAATWNRHRAAVRSFGEWAGLGDLGADLERRIPAPTVPDRLDLDALWARTDVPLRERTLWRLLAESGAPVTTVLALDVGDLDLAERRARAGTTWVTWRSATADLLPRLLAGRTRGPVFLADRRPVPSRPVAATDLCPETGRRRLSYERAEYLFKQTTGTTLRRLRSAPS, translated from the coding sequence GTGACCGACCTTCGCGGGACTCTCGACGCCGCGTGGCGCCGGGAGTCCGCGAAGATCATCGCCACGCTGACCCGGATGGTCGGCGACGTGGGCCTGGCCGAGGAACTCGCCCAGGACGCGCTGGTCGCCGCGCTCGAACAGTGGGGCGCGGCCGGCCCGCCGGAGAACCCCGGCGCCTGGCTCACCACGGTCGCCAAGCGCCGCGCGGTCGACCACCTCCGCCGCGCGCAGCGGGCCGAGCGGGCCTCCGGGGACGCCGCCCGCGAGGACGCCGCCCGGGAACCCGGCCGGCCCGACGACGTTCTCCGGCTGGTGTTCCTCACCTGCCACCCGGCGCTACCCACCGAGGCCAGGGCGGCGCTCACCCTGCGCCTGGTCTGCGGCCTCTCCGCCGCCGAGATCGCCCGCGCTTTCCTCACCGACGAGCCCGCCACCGCCCGGCGGCTCGCCGCCGCGAAACGCACGCTGGCCGAGCGCCGGGTGCCCTTCGAACTCCCGGCGAACCCGCGGGAACGCCTCGCCGACGTCCTCGGCGTCGTGTATCTGGTCTTCAACGAGGGCTACTCCGCCACCTCCGGCGACGACCTGATCCGCCCCGGCCTGTGCCTCGAGGCGCTGCGGCTGGGGCGGCTGCTGGCCGGGCTCGCTCCCGGCGAGCCCGAGGTGCACGGCCTGGTCGCGCTGATGGAGTTGCAACAGTCGCGGTCGGCCGCCCGCACCGGCCCGGACGGCGAGCCGGTGCCGCTGCACGAACAGAACCGCGGCCGCTGGGACCCGCTGCTGATCCGGCGCGGCTTCACCGCGATGCTGCGGGCCCGGGAGCTGGGCGGGCCACCAGGGCCGTACGTGCTGCAGGCCGCGATCGCGGTCTGCCACGCGCAGGCCCCCTCGGCCGACGAGACCGACTGGGACCGGATCGCGTCGCTCTACGACGCGCTGGCCGGCGTCCTGCCCACGCCGATCGTGCGGCTGAACCGGGCCGTCGCGGTCGGCCGGGCACGCGGCCCGGCGGCCGGGCTGGCGGCCGTCGAACCGCTGCTCGCCGAGCCGCTGCTGAAGGACTACCACCTGCTGCCGGCCGTCCGCGCCGACCTGCTCGAACAGCTCGGGCGACCGGCCGAGGCCGGTGCGGAGTTCGGGCGGGCCGCCGCGCTCACCCGTAACGCGGCCGAGGCGGCCTTCCTGCGCCGCCGGGCCGCCGCCGTCGCGGCGCCGCCCGCCGGGGGCCTCGGGGCCGCCGCGGACCGGTTTCTCGCGCGGGGCTCGCTCACCGCGGCCACCCGCCGTTCCTACCGCCAGACCCTGCACCGGCTGCGGCTCGCGCTCGGCGATCACTTCCCGGTCGACGCCCTGCGCGCGGACACCGTGGCCCCGGTGTTCGCCCTGGCCTGGAGCACCGCGGCGGCGGCGACCTGGAACCGGCACCGGGCGGCCGTGCGTTCGTTCGGCGAGTGGGCCGGGCTCGGGGACCTCGGCGCCGACCTGGAGCGGCGCATCCCGGCACCGACCGTGCCGGACCGGCTGGACCTCGACGCGCTGTGGGCACGCACCGACGTGCCGCTGCGCGAGCGCACGCTCTGGCGGCTGCTCGCCGAGTCCGGCGCCCCGGTGACCACGGTCCTGGCCCTCGACGTCGGCGACCTTGACCTGGCCGAACGCCGGGCGCGGGCCGGTACCACCTGGGTGACCTGGCGTTCGGCGACCGCCGACCTGCTCCCCCGCCTGCTGGCCGGGCGCACCCGCGGCCCGGTGTTCCTCGCCGACCGCCGCCCGGTGCCGTCCCGGCCGGTCGCGGCGACCGACCTGTGCCCCGAGACCGGCCGCCGCCGCCTCTCCTACGAGCGCGCCGAGTACCTGTTCAAGCAGACGACCGGCACGACGCTGCGCCGCCTCAGAAGTGCGCCTTCCTGA
- a CDS encoding NINE protein — protein sequence MTLPLPGPADRSNHDPWYPTDPASAPPSSGQQYGIQPPPSGVPYSGTPYTGGAPYAGAPYADPTHPEPYSAQPYSAQPYSAQPAYGMQPYGQQPAYPVPHPPTYTGAAFGIDPRSGRPFSDKSKLAAGLLQLLPGFFLGLGGIGRLYAGHSVMGTVQLVTTVLGWGSFWLAICGSFLVLPLLFFVVYAAGWLWFVIDGIMLLAGSPTDGDGRPLRA from the coding sequence ATGACTTTGCCGCTCCCGGGTCCCGCTGACCGGTCGAACCACGATCCGTGGTACCCGACCGACCCGGCGTCGGCTCCTCCCTCGTCGGGACAGCAGTACGGGATCCAGCCGCCGCCCTCGGGGGTGCCGTACTCGGGGACGCCGTACACCGGTGGCGCACCGTACGCGGGGGCACCGTACGCGGATCCGACCCACCCCGAGCCGTACTCGGCGCAGCCCTACTCGGCCCAGCCCTACTCGGCCCAGCCGGCGTACGGGATGCAGCCGTACGGGCAGCAGCCCGCCTACCCGGTTCCCCACCCGCCCACCTACACCGGGGCGGCCTTCGGCATCGACCCGAGGTCCGGCCGGCCGTTCTCCGACAAGAGCAAGCTGGCCGCGGGGCTCCTGCAGCTCCTGCCCGGCTTCTTCCTCGGCCTCGGCGGCATCGGCCGCCTCTACGCCGGGCACTCGGTGATGGGCACGGTCCAGCTCGTCACCACCGTGCTCGGCTGGGGGTCGTTCTGGCTCGCGATCTGCGGCTCGTTCCTGGTGCTGCCGCTGCTGTTCTTCGTCGTCTACGCGGCCGGGTGGCTCTGGTTCGTGATCGACGGCATCATGCTGCTCGCCGGCTCCCCCACCGACGGCGACGGCCGCCCGCTACGCGCCTGA
- a CDS encoding acetamidase/formamidase family protein, whose amino-acid sequence MDIERRSFLRAAAAVSAGGVVLGSASAARATRTPGILQPHRGPIAGQHYLPSLPDQVRWGYVPSVTSEPVLRIASGETVTIDTVSHEGILEDQGRDPVAWFGGHGVPAGQVLTDAIAVARGYDRTPRDFDVDGPHVVTGPIHVGGAEPGDVLKVEILTALPRVPYGVVSSRHGKGALPRAAGGAVPAGLTEAEIMPPVATDGRATKDPVRYGNVSVFTPVRGGGDHLVGALPRPGHEDVTFPLRPFMGMMGVAFADAGGLTDPRLNSIPPTLGGGNIDINLLGAGSTFYLPVFADGALFYVGDPHLAMGNGEVALTALEGSLRATYRLTVVKKGRRGAPSVAFGYPFAETADAWVVIGLSDPDGSSGGQGSDLDVAMRRAVVNALDFLQRDLGMDRAVGYAYLSAAVDFSVSQVVDRTVGVHATIRKAHF is encoded by the coding sequence ATGGACATCGAACGCCGGTCTTTCCTCCGGGCGGCCGCCGCCGTCTCCGCGGGCGGGGTGGTCCTCGGGTCCGCGTCGGCCGCCCGGGCCACGCGGACGCCCGGGATCCTCCAGCCGCACCGGGGCCCGATCGCCGGGCAGCACTACCTGCCGTCCCTCCCGGACCAGGTGCGCTGGGGCTACGTCCCGTCGGTCACCTCCGAACCGGTGCTGCGGATCGCGTCCGGCGAGACCGTCACGATCGACACGGTCTCGCACGAAGGCATCCTCGAGGACCAGGGCCGTGACCCGGTGGCCTGGTTCGGCGGGCACGGCGTCCCGGCCGGTCAGGTGCTCACCGACGCGATCGCGGTCGCGCGCGGCTACGACCGCACCCCTCGCGACTTCGACGTCGACGGACCGCACGTGGTCACCGGCCCGATCCACGTCGGCGGTGCGGAGCCCGGGGACGTCCTCAAGGTCGAGATCCTGACCGCGCTGCCCCGCGTGCCCTACGGCGTCGTCTCCAGCCGGCACGGCAAGGGCGCGCTGCCGCGAGCGGCCGGTGGTGCGGTCCCGGCCGGTCTCACCGAGGCCGAGATCATGCCGCCGGTCGCCACCGACGGACGCGCGACCAAGGACCCGGTGCGCTACGGCAACGTCTCGGTGTTCACGCCGGTCCGCGGCGGTGGCGACCACCTGGTCGGCGCGCTGCCGCGCCCGGGCCACGAGGACGTGACGTTCCCGCTGCGCCCGTTCATGGGCATGATGGGCGTCGCGTTCGCCGACGCCGGCGGGCTCACCGACCCGCGCCTGAATTCGATCCCGCCGACGCTGGGCGGCGGCAACATCGACATCAACCTGCTCGGTGCCGGATCGACGTTCTACCTGCCGGTGTTCGCCGACGGCGCGCTGTTCTACGTCGGGGACCCGCACCTGGCGATGGGCAACGGCGAGGTCGCGCTCACCGCGCTCGAGGGCTCGCTGCGTGCCACGTACCGCCTGACCGTGGTGAAGAAGGGCCGCCGGGGCGCGCCGTCGGTGGCGTTCGGGTACCCGTTCGCGGAGACGGCCGACGCGTGGGTGGTCATTGGCCTGTCGGACCCGGACGGGTCGTCGGGCGGCCAGGGCTCGGACCTGGACGTCGCGATGCGCCGGGCGGTCGTCAACGCGCTCGATTTCCTCCAGCGTGACCTGGGGATGGACCGCGCGGTCGGGTACGCGTACCTGTCCGCGGCGGTGGACTTCTCGGTGTCGCAGGTCGTCGACCGCACGGTCGGGGTGCACGCGACGATCAGGAAGGCGCACTTCTGA
- a CDS encoding GGDEF domain-containing protein — MSGEPTDLRSDRVFRRALGIGVGWLVVYAGFTAAGQQRPELAKFTANVLYLVPIAAATVTGVLAAWRRRRGNRTGRAWTVFATSAAFWLTGEVIWTYSAYTAPDDDPAALADVFYLVNGLLVPVGFAVVFGRRQRRSEQARRASLDVLLVTLGLATLGWQTLVLPQLADAPAGLTGFITIAYPLTDVVILVCLVSLGLSGYERLPASLRLVGWAYLVTVVDDVVYSYQTIDGSYGDASWVNAGYELSAVTLALAGLAAARRAEEDPRPVVLGRDVTIVPLLVAAAAAWAVVAIQIVGAGIPFLPVVVAAVIVAGLLHRQLVVTNDRTRLARELRDALAEQARLAVTDPLTGLHNRRYLQDALNREVARSRRAGAPLSLVVLDLDHFKRINDTFGHDAGDAALVQTAERLRTVARSGDVIARHGGEEFAWLLPDTTITGAAELAERLRSALAGAPIDLPETGPLEVSGSLGVAALRAGDHGQALYREADRALYRAKDGGRNRVAVASPAEPMTV; from the coding sequence GTGAGCGGCGAACCGACGGACCTCCGCTCCGACCGGGTCTTCCGGCGCGCGCTGGGGATCGGCGTCGGCTGGCTCGTCGTCTACGCCGGTTTCACCGCGGCCGGTCAGCAGCGGCCGGAGCTCGCGAAATTCACCGCGAACGTGCTCTACCTGGTGCCGATCGCCGCGGCCACGGTGACCGGGGTCCTGGCGGCGTGGCGGCGCAGAAGGGGCAACCGCACCGGCCGGGCCTGGACGGTGTTCGCGACCTCGGCGGCGTTCTGGCTGACCGGGGAGGTGATCTGGACCTACTCCGCCTACACCGCGCCGGACGACGACCCGGCCGCTCTCGCCGACGTGTTCTACCTGGTGAACGGCTTGCTCGTCCCGGTGGGATTCGCGGTGGTGTTCGGCCGTCGGCAGCGCCGCTCCGAGCAGGCGCGCCGCGCGTCGCTCGACGTGCTGCTGGTGACGCTCGGCCTGGCGACGCTGGGCTGGCAGACGCTGGTGCTGCCCCAGCTCGCCGACGCCCCGGCCGGCCTGACCGGGTTCATCACGATCGCCTACCCGCTGACCGACGTCGTGATCCTGGTCTGCCTGGTGTCGCTCGGCCTCTCCGGCTACGAGCGGCTGCCCGCGTCGCTCCGGCTGGTGGGCTGGGCCTACCTCGTCACGGTCGTCGACGACGTCGTCTACTCCTATCAGACGATCGACGGCTCCTACGGCGACGCGAGCTGGGTCAACGCCGGGTACGAGCTGTCGGCGGTGACGCTCGCGCTGGCCGGGCTGGCCGCGGCCCGGCGGGCGGAGGAGGATCCGCGCCCGGTGGTGCTCGGCCGGGACGTGACGATCGTGCCGCTGCTCGTCGCGGCCGCCGCGGCCTGGGCCGTGGTCGCGATCCAGATCGTCGGGGCGGGCATCCCGTTCCTGCCGGTCGTGGTCGCGGCGGTGATCGTCGCCGGGTTGCTGCACCGCCAGCTCGTGGTCACCAACGACCGCACCCGGCTGGCCCGGGAGCTGCGTGACGCGCTCGCCGAGCAGGCCCGGCTGGCGGTCACGGATCCGCTCACCGGGTTGCACAACCGGCGCTACCTGCAGGACGCCCTGAACCGCGAGGTGGCCCGGTCGCGCCGGGCCGGTGCGCCGCTCAGCCTCGTCGTGCTCGACCTCGACCACTTCAAACGGATCAACGACACGTTCGGCCACGACGCCGGGGACGCGGCGCTCGTGCAGACCGCCGAGCGGCTGCGTACCGTGGCCCGGTCCGGGGACGTCATCGCCCGCCACGGCGGCGAGGAGTTCGCCTGGCTGCTGCCGGACACGACGATCACCGGCGCCGCCGAGCTGGCCGAACGGCTGCGGTCCGCGCTGGCCGGTGCGCCGATCGACCTCCCCGAGACCGGCCCGCTCGAGGTGAGCGGGTCGCTCGGTGTCGCGGCGCTGCGTGCGGGCGACCACGGCCAGGCGCTGTACCGGGAGGCCGACCGCGCGCTCTACCGGGCCAAGGACGGCGGACGCAACCGGGTCGCGGTCGCGTCGCCGGCCGAGCCGATGACGGTGTGA
- a CDS encoding YciI family protein — translation MRYLMLTKNDGREPDAQLFADMAAFVEELTASGVLLATGGLDPAGRRIASSGGEVTVTDGPFTEAKEAVGGFALIEVRSEEEALELAHRFRRVIGDGTSLMHQVFGP, via the coding sequence ATGCGTTACCTGATGCTCACCAAGAACGACGGCCGCGAGCCCGACGCCCAGCTGTTCGCCGACATGGCGGCGTTCGTCGAGGAGCTCACCGCCTCCGGTGTCCTGCTCGCCACCGGCGGCCTCGACCCGGCCGGGCGGCGGATCGCGTCGTCCGGCGGCGAGGTCACGGTCACCGACGGCCCGTTCACCGAGGCGAAGGAGGCGGTGGGTGGCTTCGCGCTGATCGAGGTGCGGTCGGAGGAGGAGGCCCTCGAGCTCGCCCACCGGTTCCGCCGCGTCATCGGTGACGGTACGAGCCTGATGCACCAGGTCTTCGGTCCGTGA
- a CDS encoding CE1759 family FMN reductase, with protein MTTFSLVVVTAGTSDPSSTRLLADRTASRATTIAAGRGSSVTVTVVDLRQLATEITTAMISGLTGPKLRAAIAALAEADGVVASTPVYKAGASGLFTSFFQVLDNDLLIAKPVVLAATAGTARHALVVDDQLRSLFAYLRTVPVPTALFASTEDWNDPALNKRIDRAALELVVLMESGFAAAIRDESWHNYQHEFGSAGGAELTIDLDSDLMKLATGGSAH; from the coding sequence ATGACCACGTTCTCGCTCGTCGTCGTGACGGCCGGTACCAGCGACCCGTCGTCGACCCGGCTGCTCGCCGACCGCACCGCGTCGCGGGCCACCACGATCGCGGCCGGCCGAGGCTCCTCGGTGACGGTCACGGTCGTCGACCTGCGCCAGCTCGCGACCGAGATCACGACCGCGATGATCTCCGGGCTGACCGGCCCGAAACTGCGGGCGGCGATCGCCGCGCTGGCCGAGGCCGACGGCGTCGTGGCCAGCACCCCGGTCTACAAGGCCGGCGCGAGCGGCCTGTTCACCTCGTTCTTCCAGGTGCTCGACAACGACCTGCTGATCGCGAAGCCGGTCGTGCTGGCCGCGACCGCGGGCACGGCCCGGCACGCGCTCGTCGTCGACGACCAGCTGCGCTCGCTCTTCGCCTACCTGCGCACGGTGCCGGTGCCCACGGCCCTGTTCGCCTCGACCGAGGACTGGAACGACCCGGCGCTGAACAAGCGGATCGACCGCGCGGCGCTCGAGCTCGTCGTGCTGATGGAGAGCGGCTTCGCCGCCGCGATCCGCGACGAGTCCTGGCACAACTACCAGCACGAGTTCGGCAGCGCCGGCGGCGCGGAGCTCACCATCGACCTGGACTCGGACCTGATGAAGCTCGCGACCGGCGGCTCGGCGCACTGA
- a CDS encoding DUF998 domain-containing protein, whose protein sequence is MTTITAARTKPRTTPRARLAAAAVAGPLWTVVSLGQAFTREGYDITREPLSVLSNGALGWVQILNFVVAGVLLLIGAAGFRAALPGVWVARLVALAGAGMIGAGIFVMDPVGAPLSGSSYGHMLAGTTTFTALIAACYVLARHYRSGRDTAASLIAGTALLVGDGWAMSGAPGGSLALAVGAITALLWVSLAAARLR, encoded by the coding sequence ATGACCACGATCACCGCCGCCCGCACCAAGCCCCGCACCACGCCCCGCGCCCGCCTCGCCGCCGCGGCCGTCGCCGGCCCGCTCTGGACCGTCGTGTCGCTGGGGCAGGCGTTCACCCGCGAGGGCTACGACATCACCCGGGAACCGCTGAGCGTCCTGAGCAACGGCGCGCTGGGCTGGGTGCAGATCCTGAACTTCGTCGTCGCCGGCGTGCTGCTGCTGATCGGGGCGGCCGGGTTCCGGGCGGCGCTGCCCGGCGTCTGGGTGGCGCGGCTGGTCGCGCTGGCCGGGGCCGGGATGATCGGGGCCGGGATCTTCGTGATGGATCCGGTCGGGGCGCCGCTGTCCGGGTCGAGCTACGGCCACATGCTGGCCGGTACGACGACGTTCACCGCGCTGATCGCGGCCTGCTACGTGCTCGCGCGTCACTACCGCTCGGGCCGGGACACCGCGGCGTCGCTGATCGCCGGTACCGCGCTGCTGGTCGGCGACGGGTGGGCGATGAGCGGCGCGCCCGGAGGTTCGCTCGCGCTGGCCGTCGGGGCGATCACCGCGCTGCTGTGGGTCTCGCTGGCGGCCGCGCGGCTGCGCTGA